Proteins encoded by one window of Aspergillus chevalieri M1 DNA, chromosome 6, nearly complete sequence:
- a CDS encoding uncharacterized protein (COG:O,P;~EggNog:ENOG410PI09;~InterPro:IPR036757,IPR007365,IPR039373,IPR007484;~MEROPS:MER0002104;~PFAM:PF04253,PF04389;~antiSMASH:Cluster_6.2): MMRRVLDAASRGNRLKAILVSSCIACLLWLSIYHHPTQLLKKSQIAHRSSRAQPPWDEPFALEEFLLTVPDPAKTREWSIYYTSGPHYLSLGLPQSLWTQNKWQEFGVDAYIKEYPVDNPGYPFTVPKHSRLALLDRDAGGHVLYEASLVENSTDVNLLSGEAVIVPPFLSFSPSCNLNASVVYANFGTEKDFEDLSRININVTGRLALIKAGKAQGALLEDIFLKTGLAGYITYPDPQQDGEFTEDNGYMPYPDGPARAPASVFRQSGPHTHPNESSTDPIKILPISYADAIPILRALNGHGPRADELGDSWKGGRLGYRGVEYNVGPTPSNITLNMHIEMEESQVIAYDVVGTIKGEIEDVVVIGNHRDAWGAGAADPNSGSAILNELVRGFGLAVQLGWRPLRTLVFISWDGHEMGFWGSMPWVQENLPWLCNRTVAYVEAPNAVSGRHYFTKASPLLGSLFREVTAQIPSPNQTIPGQSVLDLWGGSLGPQGGGDAAMFVRQCITTGDFGFEQGEHDPVFHWHSSFDTVAWMDQFGDPGFHYHMAAARIWALLTARLVDSPVLPFNVTEYAVTLRQYIDLIEEQMDETFGSDLSFETLYDALSRLHPVAVKFDTLAAELRESGSTAFDHEVKIVNGKYRMFERQFYREEGNGVVQSNKNIVFQDSSYKLNKPGFAGLANSVESGDLDGTEEWLGIIQSKIEVAIDLLEG, encoded by the exons ATGATGAGACGAGTCCTCGATGCTGCCTCCCGGGGCAATAGGCTAAAGGCCATCCTCGTATCTTCTTGCATTGCATGTTTGCTCTGGCTATCCATATACCATCACCCTACTCAGCTCTTAAAGAAGTCTCAAATTGCGCATCGCTCATCCCGAGCACAGCCTCCCTGGGATGAGCCATTCGCCCTCGAGGAATTCCTACTCACCGTCCCAGACCCCGCCAAAACCCGAGAATGGAGCATCTACTACACCTCTGGACCGCATTACTTGAGCCTTGGCCTTCCTCAAAGTCTCTGGACCCAGAACAAATGGCAAGAATTTGGCGTCGACGCGTACATCAAGGAGTACCCTGTCGATAACCCTGGTTACCCCTTCACCGTGCCCAAGCATAGCCGTCTTGCTCTCCTGGATCGGGATGCAGGAGGACACGTGCTCTATGAGGCGAGCCTCGTTGAGAACTCCACGGACGTGAATCTCCTCAGCGGGGAGGCCGTAATCGTGCCCCCGTTTTTGAGTTTTTCGCCAAGCTGCAACCTCAACGCGTCTGTAGTGTATGCGAATTTTGGGACAGAGAAAGACTTTGAAGATCTGTCCCGCATAAATATCAACGTCACAGGGAGATTGGCCCTTATCAAAGCCGGCAAGGCACAAGGTGCCCTTTTGGAAGATATTTTTCTCAAAACGGGCCTGGCGGGGTACATCACCTACCCAGACCCCCAGCAGGATGGGGAATTTACTGAAGACAATGGTTATATGCCGTACCCAGATGGCCCAGCTCGAGCACCAGCAAGTGTCTTTCGGCAGAGTGGACCTCACACTC ATCCAAATGAATCATCCACCGACCCAATAAAAATACTGCCAATCTCATACGCAGATGCAATCCCAATCTTGCGAGCTCTCAACGGCCACGGGCCTCGAGCTGACGAATTAGGAGATTCGTGGAAGGGCGGCCGGCTGGGCTACCGTGGTGTCGAATATAACGTTGGCCCCACACCATCCAACATCACACTGAACATGCACATTGAAATGGAAGAGAGCCAGGTCATAGCCTACGACGTGGTCGGCACCATCAAAGGCGAGATTGAAGACGTAGTGGTTATCGGCAACCACCGCGACGCATGGGGCGCTGGCGCCGCAGATCCAAACAGCGGTTCCGCGATCCTGAACGAACTTGTTCGAGGTTTTGGCCTAGCCGTCCAGCTTGGCTGGCGGCCCCTCCGAACCCTCGTCTTCATTAGTTGGGACGGCCACGAGATGGGCTTCTGGGGCTCCATGCCATGGGTGCAGGAGAATCTCCCCTGGTTATGCAACCGAACAGTAGCCTACGTGGAAGCACCAAATGCCGTCTCGGGCCGCCATTACTTCACCAAAGCCAGTCCTCTCTTGGGATCACTTTTCCGCGAAGTCACAGCACAGATCCCGTCTCCCAATCAGACTATACCCGGCCAATCGGTACTGGACCTCTGGGGTGGCTCGCTGGGGCCGCAGGGCGGCGGTGACGCCGCGATGTTTGTACGCCAGTGCATCACCACAGGAGACTTTGGCTTCGAGCAGGGAGAGCACGATCCTGTGTTCCATTGGCACAGCAGCTTTGACACGGTAGCTTGGATGGACCAGTTTGGAGACCCTGGGTTCCATTATCACATGGCGGCTGCGCGAATTTGGGCTTTGCTGACGGCGCGATTGGTGGATAGTCCCGTACTCCCGTTCAACGTGACTGAGTATGCTGTCACTCTGCGACAGTATATTGACCTTATTGAGGAACAGATGGATGAAACTTTTGGGTCTGATCTCAGTTTTGAAACGCTGTATGATGCTCTGTCAAGACTTCATCCTGTCGCTGTAAAGTTCGATACACTCGCCGCGGAGCTTCGGGAATCGGGGAGTACGGCATTCGACCACGAAGTCAAAATCGTGAATGGCAAGTATCGCATGTTCGAGCGCCAATTCTACAGAGAGGAGGGCAACGGGGTGGTACAGAGTAACAAGAATATTGTCTTCCAGGATAGTTCATACAAGCTCAATAAGCCTGGATTTGCGGGGCTGGCAAACAGCGTCGAGTCGGGGGATTTGGATGGCACTGAG GAATGGTTGGGTATTATTCAATCCAAGATAGAGGTTGCAATCGACCTTTTGGAAGGGTAG